The following proteins are co-located in the Sphingomonas panacis genome:
- a CDS encoding acyl-CoA dehydrogenase family protein — MILSETQIAIRDTVRAFAQDRIRPLSERFERDGGFAPWVFESLADLGLLGMLAPEEFGGAASDYVSYALALIEIAAADGALSTIVSIQNSIMVAGLLKDGTDAQKARFLPDLIAGKVIGAFALTETDAGSDASAIRTKATKVEGGWVLDGAKQFITSGKIAGLAIVIAVTAPAAGKRGLTAFLVPTDRNGYVVEKVEHKLGQGASDTCALRFEKLFVEDHLVLGPVGHGYRIALSNLETGRIGIAAQCIGMAQAALEIAVAYAKDRRSMGKPIIEHQAVGFRLADLATRLEAARQLVLSAASLRDADQPALTRASMAKVFASETAEAVVSGAIQTLGGYGYLEEFGVAKLYRDVRVCQIYEGTSDIQRMVIARAL; from the coding sequence ATGATTCTCTCGGAGACCCAGATTGCGATCCGCGATACCGTTCGCGCATTCGCGCAGGATCGCATCAGGCCCCTCTCCGAGCGGTTCGAGCGCGACGGTGGCTTTGCCCCATGGGTGTTCGAGAGCCTCGCCGATCTTGGCTTGCTTGGGATGCTCGCGCCGGAGGAATTTGGCGGCGCCGCCAGCGATTATGTTTCTTACGCGCTGGCGCTGATCGAAATCGCGGCGGCCGATGGCGCGCTATCGACGATCGTGTCGATCCAGAATTCGATCATGGTCGCCGGTCTGTTGAAGGATGGTACTGACGCGCAGAAGGCGCGGTTCCTGCCCGACCTTATCGCCGGCAAGGTGATCGGCGCTTTCGCGCTGACCGAGACCGATGCCGGCTCCGATGCTTCGGCGATCCGTACCAAGGCGACCAAGGTCGAAGGTGGCTGGGTGCTCGACGGCGCGAAGCAGTTCATCACGTCCGGCAAGATCGCCGGGCTCGCCATCGTGATCGCGGTCACGGCCCCTGCGGCCGGCAAGAGGGGTTTGACGGCGTTCCTCGTTCCGACCGATCGAAACGGGTATGTCGTCGAGAAAGTCGAGCACAAGCTGGGGCAGGGAGCCTCCGACACCTGTGCGCTTCGTTTCGAAAAGCTGTTCGTCGAAGATCACCTGGTCCTGGGCCCGGTCGGCCACGGATACCGTATCGCGCTGTCAAACCTCGAAACCGGCCGGATCGGCATTGCCGCGCAATGTATCGGCATGGCGCAGGCGGCGCTCGAGATCGCGGTCGCCTATGCCAAGGACCGGAGGTCGATGGGCAAGCCGATCATCGAGCATCAGGCGGTCGGGTTCAGGCTCGCGGATCTCGCGACGCGACTGGAAGCCGCGCGCCAGCTCGTGCTGTCGGCGGCATCGCTCCGGGACGCCGATCAACCTGCGCTGACGCGAGCGTCGATGGCAAAGGTCTTCGCCTCCGAAACCGCCGAGGCGGTTGTGTCCGGCGCGATCCAGACGCTCGGCGGATACGGGTATCTCGAGGAATTCGGTGTCGCCAAGCTCTACCGCGATGTGCGGGTCTGCCAGATCTACGAGGGCACGTCCGACATCCAGCGCATGGTCATCGCGCGCGCTTTGTGA
- a CDS encoding TetR/AcrR family transcriptional regulator, with protein MTSQIDDFEISPFRSSEDRAREKDQKREAVLRSAVRTFNLRGFQAASLDEVAANLRISKPTIYRYLGNKEQVLLECVTRGLEMLRTAATDAQAESGSGLNRLTRFLRRYAEINMDDFGRCVIRTDDTALSPDGRAHFRALKAQIDKAMRALIAQGVADGSIAPLDVKMAAFALAGALNWPAKWHDPAGGNSAEDIATSLVEVLVQGLAPRA; from the coding sequence ATGACCAGTCAGATCGATGATTTCGAAATTTCGCCATTCCGCTCCTCGGAAGACAGGGCGCGCGAAAAGGACCAGAAACGCGAGGCCGTGCTGCGGTCTGCGGTGCGGACCTTCAATCTCCGCGGGTTCCAGGCGGCCTCGCTCGACGAGGTTGCGGCGAACCTCCGCATCAGCAAGCCGACGATCTACCGCTATCTCGGCAACAAGGAACAGGTGCTGCTCGAATGCGTGACCCGTGGCCTGGAAATGCTGCGGACGGCGGCGACCGACGCGCAGGCCGAGAGCGGGTCGGGCCTCAATCGACTGACGCGCTTTCTGCGCCGCTATGCGGAAATCAATATGGATGATTTCGGACGATGCGTGATTCGCACCGACGACACGGCCTTGTCACCGGACGGCCGAGCGCATTTTCGCGCGCTCAAGGCGCAGATCGACAAGGCCATGCGTGCCCTGATTGCCCAAGGCGTAGCGGACGGCTCGATCGCACCGCTCGACGTAAAAATGGCCGCGTTCGCGCTGGCGGGTGCGCTGAACTGGCCCGCCAAGTGGCATGATCCGGCGGGCGGAAACTCGGCTGAAGACATCGCCACATCGCTGGTCGAAGTGCTCGTCCAAGGCTTAGCACCTCGGGCTTGA
- a CDS encoding amino acid aminotransferase — MITTEQTRTSAAAPGSLFGALERQPADALLRLIGLYRQDQRPHKIDLGVGVYRNDAGETPVMRAIKAAEHRLADTQATKAYLGPEGDERFVELLAPIVFGSVKAADPCLTGVQTPGGTGALRLGAELVARGAGRPTVWIGTPTWPNHAPIFREAGLAVRSHPFFDPATGTIDFAAMIAALDQAKVGDVVLLHGCCHNPTGAELTQAQWTDLITLLTERRLIPFVDLAYQGLGRGLDADAATTRALLEAVPEAIVAYSCDKNFGLYRDRVGALWVKAADDGRTAAVRDNLLVLARSLWSMPPDHGAAAVREILEDGVLEAAWKDELEEMRTRIAGLRAELARAEPRLAALADQGGMFAMLPLSREAVLALRTDHGIYMADSGRINIAGLRSETIAGFVAAIAAHLQR; from the coding sequence ATGATCACCACCGAACAGACGCGCACGTCGGCCGCCGCGCCCGGTTCCTTGTTTGGGGCGCTCGAGCGACAGCCAGCCGACGCGCTGCTCCGACTGATTGGTCTCTACCGGCAGGACCAGCGGCCTCACAAGATCGACCTCGGCGTGGGGGTTTATCGCAACGATGCTGGCGAGACGCCGGTCATGCGCGCGATCAAGGCCGCCGAACATCGGCTTGCCGATACGCAAGCCACCAAGGCCTATCTCGGGCCGGAGGGCGATGAACGCTTCGTGGAGTTGCTTGCGCCGATCGTGTTCGGGTCAGTGAAGGCGGCCGACCCGTGTCTTACGGGCGTGCAGACACCTGGTGGAACGGGCGCGCTGCGCCTGGGCGCGGAACTGGTGGCGCGTGGTGCTGGACGGCCGACGGTCTGGATCGGCACGCCGACCTGGCCCAACCACGCGCCGATCTTCCGGGAAGCGGGCCTCGCCGTGCGCTCGCATCCGTTCTTCGATCCGGCGACCGGGACGATCGACTTCGCAGCGATGATCGCCGCGCTCGATCAGGCGAAGGTCGGCGATGTCGTGCTGCTGCATGGATGTTGCCATAACCCCACCGGAGCCGAGCTTACCCAAGCACAGTGGACGGATCTGATCACGCTGCTCACGGAGCGGAGGCTGATACCGTTTGTCGACCTGGCCTATCAGGGTCTGGGTCGCGGTCTCGATGCGGACGCCGCCACGACCCGAGCTCTGCTTGAGGCGGTGCCCGAAGCGATCGTGGCGTACAGCTGCGACAAGAACTTTGGTCTGTACCGCGACCGTGTCGGCGCGCTGTGGGTCAAGGCCGCCGATGACGGCAGGACCGCGGCGGTGCGAGACAATCTGCTCGTACTCGCCCGCAGCCTGTGGTCGATGCCGCCGGACCATGGCGCCGCTGCAGTGCGTGAGATCCTGGAGGATGGCGTACTTGAGGCGGCGTGGAAGGACGAGCTTGAGGAAATGCGCACGCGGATCGCGGGCCTTCGCGCCGAGCTCGCCCGCGCGGAACCCCGGCTCGCGGCCCTTGCCGATCAAGGTGGCATGTTCGCCATGCTACCGCTGTCGCGGGAGGCGGTGCTGGCGCTGCGTACAGACCACGGCATTTACATGGCCGACTCCGGCCGCATCAACATCGCGGGCCTGCGGAGCGAGACGATCGCTGGGTTCGTCGCCGCTATCGCGGCCCATTTGCAGCGTTAG
- the fahA gene encoding fumarylacetoacetase: MSLPQIDHTHKPSATSWVASANGHSDFPVQNLPFGVFSRAGGARQLGVAIGDSILDLAGAARARLLPGVNASQLTGSSLNTLMAAPPSQRLALRHAVFDVLTNDQHRAHATPHLMPAEACDLHLPAAIGDYTDFYVGIHHARNVGAQFRPDNPLLPNYKYVPIGYHGRASSIRPSGVPLVRPKGQRKAPDGDTPIVGPSTRLDYEVELGIWIGQGNALGEPIPIADAGRHITGFCLLNDWSARDFQAWEYQPLGPFLAKNFQSTISPWIITAEALAPFRIAQPARPAGDPAPLPYLFDLADQAGGALAITLSARISTAKMREAGQPPHRLSGGPASNMYWTPAQIVTHHASNGCNLNPGDLLGTGTISAPTADGYGSLLEISNGGKTPITLPSGEARTFLEDGDEILLTATAQAEGFVSIGFGECRAIVLPAI; this comes from the coding sequence ATGAGCCTCCCGCAGATCGATCACACCCACAAGCCCTCAGCGACCAGCTGGGTCGCAAGCGCCAACGGCCATTCCGACTTCCCAGTCCAGAACCTGCCGTTCGGCGTGTTCAGCCGGGCGGGCGGAGCGCGGCAGCTTGGCGTCGCGATCGGCGATTCTATCCTCGACCTTGCAGGAGCGGCGCGGGCTCGGCTCTTGCCCGGGGTGAATGCAAGCCAGCTGACGGGTTCCAGTCTCAACACGCTGATGGCAGCGCCGCCATCGCAGCGCCTGGCGCTGCGGCACGCCGTGTTCGATGTGTTGACGAACGACCAGCACCGCGCCCATGCCACACCGCATCTCATGCCGGCTGAAGCCTGCGACCTCCACCTCCCGGCGGCGATTGGCGACTACACCGACTTTTACGTCGGCATCCATCACGCGCGCAATGTCGGCGCGCAGTTCAGGCCGGACAACCCGCTGCTGCCGAACTACAAATATGTGCCGATCGGCTATCACGGGCGTGCGTCCTCGATCCGCCCCTCCGGCGTGCCGCTGGTCCGCCCCAAGGGCCAGCGTAAGGCGCCCGACGGGGACACTCCGATCGTGGGGCCTAGCACCAGGCTCGACTATGAAGTCGAACTGGGAATATGGATCGGACAAGGCAACGCCCTTGGCGAACCGATTCCGATCGCCGATGCAGGCCGCCATATTACGGGCTTTTGCCTGCTCAACGACTGGTCCGCGCGAGACTTCCAGGCCTGGGAGTATCAGCCGCTTGGTCCCTTCCTCGCCAAAAACTTCCAGTCTACGATCTCGCCGTGGATCATCACCGCCGAGGCGCTCGCGCCATTTCGGATTGCCCAGCCCGCGCGCCCAGCCGGCGATCCCGCGCCTCTGCCTTACCTGTTCGATCTCGCCGATCAGGCGGGCGGCGCATTGGCGATTACCTTGTCTGCACGCATCTCCACCGCAAAGATGCGCGAGGCCGGCCAGCCGCCACACCGTCTGAGCGGAGGGCCGGCGTCAAACATGTACTGGACCCCGGCCCAGATCGTGACCCATCACGCCTCCAATGGCTGCAATTTGAACCCGGGCGACCTGCTAGGGACGGGCACGATCTCCGCTCCCACGGCGGATGGCTACGGTAGCCTGCTTGAGATCAGCAATGGCGGGAAGACGCCGATCACCTTGCCATCTGGCGAAGCGCGCACCTTCCTCGAGGATGGCGACGAAATCCTGCTGACCGCAACGGCGCAAGCGGAGGGATTCGTCTCGATCGGCTTCGGAGAATGCAGAGCAATCGTGCTGCCAGCGATATGA
- the maiA gene encoding maleylacetoacetate isomerase codes for MSANLILHGYWRSSAAYRVRIALNLKGLAYDQINHDLRTGAQHAAEYRAIAPHRLVPALIGEGHAFIQSPAILEWLEDRHPRPALLPTDINARAIVRSMVAIVACDTHPLNNLRVLDKLRGTFGADADTIARWIAGWITEGFSALEQLVRRHGEGFSFGAAPTLADCTLVPQLYSAERFGVDLSPYAALVAVGEAARALPAFIAAHPDRQPDADRP; via the coding sequence ATGAGCGCGAACCTCATCCTACATGGCTATTGGCGATCAAGTGCGGCGTACCGCGTGCGGATCGCGCTCAATCTCAAGGGATTGGCCTACGATCAGATCAATCACGACCTGCGAACCGGCGCGCAGCATGCGGCCGAGTATCGCGCAATCGCGCCACATCGCCTTGTTCCAGCTCTGATCGGCGAGGGTCACGCTTTCATACAGAGCCCTGCAATCCTCGAATGGCTTGAGGATCGGCATCCACGGCCTGCGTTGCTACCCACCGATATCAACGCCCGCGCGATCGTCCGATCGATGGTAGCCATTGTCGCCTGCGACACTCATCCGCTCAACAATCTGCGCGTGCTCGACAAGTTGCGCGGCACGTTCGGTGCCGACGCGGACACGATCGCGCGCTGGATCGCCGGATGGATCACGGAAGGGTTCTCCGCTCTGGAGCAGCTCGTCAGGCGGCACGGAGAAGGATTTAGCTTCGGTGCCGCGCCGACGCTCGCCGACTGCACCTTGGTGCCCCAGCTCTATTCTGCCGAGCGTTTCGGCGTCGATCTGTCTCCCTATGCGGCGTTGGTGGCGGTGGGCGAAGCGGCGCGGGCGCTTCCCGCCTTCATCGCTGCCCATCCGGATCGGCAGCCCGACGCCGACCGCCCGTGA
- a CDS encoding acetyl-CoA C-acyltransferase → MSADPVVILSYARTPMGGFQGALSPLKATELGSVAVKAAVERAGIDGSRIERIYMGCVLPAALGQAPARQAALGAGLPESVQATTVNKMCGSGMQASIMAVEALQAGAIDVAVAGGMESMTNAPYAMGKHRGGARIGHDRIIDTMMMDGLEDAYTPGKPMGAFAQDTANDYRFTRDMQDAFAVRSLERARAAIASGAFIDEIVAVEIKTRAGSVTIDTDEQPSQAKPDKIPTLRPAFAADGTITAASSASISDGAAALVLTRESVAGQLGLKPIARVVGSAAHAHAPALFTTAPVKAIETLLGKIGWSVEDVDLFEVNEAFAVVAMIAAKDLHIPDEKINVNGGATALGHPIGASGARIIATLLSALERRGGRRGIASLCIGGGEATAMAFELI, encoded by the coding sequence ATGTCGGCTGATCCCGTAGTCATCCTAAGCTACGCCCGCACCCCGATGGGCGGATTCCAGGGCGCGCTTTCCCCGCTGAAAGCCACCGAACTCGGGTCCGTCGCCGTGAAGGCGGCGGTCGAGCGGGCCGGTATCGACGGTTCCAGGATCGAACGTATCTACATGGGGTGCGTCCTGCCGGCGGCGCTTGGCCAGGCGCCGGCGCGACAGGCGGCGTTGGGCGCCGGCCTGCCCGAGAGCGTGCAGGCGACGACCGTAAACAAGATGTGTGGATCGGGCATGCAAGCGTCGATCATGGCGGTCGAGGCGCTACAAGCGGGCGCGATCGACGTGGCCGTCGCGGGTGGCATGGAGAGCATGACCAACGCGCCGTATGCGATGGGGAAACACCGGGGCGGCGCGCGCATCGGCCACGACCGCATCATCGACACGATGATGATGGACGGCCTCGAGGATGCCTATACCCCCGGGAAACCGATGGGCGCGTTCGCGCAGGACACCGCGAACGATTACCGATTCACCCGCGACATGCAGGACGCCTTTGCCGTGCGTTCGCTCGAACGCGCGCGGGCCGCGATTGCGTCGGGCGCCTTCATCGACGAGATCGTGGCGGTCGAGATCAAGACGCGGGCCGGCTCGGTCACGATCGACACCGATGAGCAGCCGAGCCAGGCGAAGCCCGACAAAATCCCCACCCTCAGGCCCGCCTTCGCGGCGGATGGCACCATCACCGCCGCCAGTTCGGCGTCGATCTCGGACGGTGCGGCCGCGCTCGTGTTGACGCGCGAGAGCGTCGCTGGGCAGCTCGGCCTGAAGCCGATTGCTCGGGTGGTGGGGAGTGCGGCGCATGCGCACGCGCCGGCGCTGTTCACGACCGCGCCCGTCAAGGCGATCGAGACGTTGCTGGGCAAAATCGGCTGGTCGGTCGAGGACGTCGATCTGTTCGAAGTGAACGAGGCGTTCGCCGTGGTCGCGATGATCGCCGCCAAGGATCTGCATATCCCCGACGAGAAGATCAACGTGAATGGCGGCGCGACCGCGCTCGGCCACCCGATCGGTGCATCGGGTGCCCGCATCATCGCGACATTGCTGTCCGCGCTGGAGCGTCGCGGCGGCCGTCGCGGCATCGCCAGCCTCTGCATCGGTGGCGGCGAAGCGACGGCGATGGCTTTCGAACTGATTTAG
- a CDS encoding Lrp/AsnC family transcriptional regulator, with the protein MKRSYNLDDIDRRILCALQADAGIGNGDLAERVGSSTASVWRRIKAMEAGGLLKQSVRLLDQQALGFGVNVLCNIRVRSHAREVRDAFETFVEGRPEILECFSMSGDWDYLLRIVAADVTGYERFLMNTLLEHPSVGGASSHFALSLTKYTTALPLP; encoded by the coding sequence ATGAAAAGATCGTACAATCTGGATGATATCGATCGACGCATTTTGTGCGCTCTGCAGGCGGATGCCGGGATCGGTAACGGCGATCTCGCCGAGCGCGTCGGCAGCTCGACGGCGTCGGTGTGGCGGCGGATCAAGGCCATGGAAGCAGGCGGCCTGCTCAAACAATCGGTCAGGCTGCTCGATCAGCAAGCCCTTGGCTTCGGCGTTAACGTGCTTTGCAACATCCGTGTCCGCAGCCATGCTCGGGAGGTCCGCGATGCCTTCGAGACCTTCGTCGAAGGCCGTCCGGAGATCCTGGAATGCTTCTCGATGTCCGGCGACTGGGACTATCTGCTCCGCATCGTGGCAGCGGATGTCACCGGCTACGAGCGCTTTTTGATGAACACCCTGTTGGAACACCCGTCAGTTGGAGGGGCATCTTCGCATTTTGCGCTTTCCCTAACCAAGTACACCACGGCCCTACCTTTGCCATGA
- the phhA gene encoding phenylalanine 4-monooxygenase: MANAQIDRPAGTAEDWTIPQGWDRYTAAEHAMWDRLFERQAKMLPGRVAPEFMDGLDVLRLSKPGIPDFEELSERLMKATGWQVVAVPGLIPDDVFFDHLANRRFASGNFIRTPEQLDYLQEPDIFHDVFGHVPLLANPVFADYMQAYGVGGQRAAGAGVIERLSRLYWYTVEFGLVRDASDGLKIYGAGIVSSYGESLFSLDDPSPNRLGFDLRRLMRTKYRIDDYQQNYFVIDSFEDLLKQTLETDFGPIYAELAGAPDIEIETILPTDKVYTRGTQAYAREQARA; the protein is encoded by the coding sequence ATGGCAAACGCACAGATCGACCGACCGGCAGGCACCGCTGAAGACTGGACCATTCCGCAGGGGTGGGACCGCTACACCGCGGCCGAACATGCCATGTGGGATCGGCTTTTCGAACGGCAGGCGAAAATGCTGCCCGGACGCGTCGCCCCGGAGTTCATGGACGGCCTCGACGTGCTGCGCTTGTCCAAGCCCGGCATTCCGGATTTCGAGGAACTGTCCGAGCGGCTGATGAAAGCGACAGGCTGGCAGGTGGTGGCAGTGCCCGGCCTGATACCAGACGATGTCTTCTTCGATCATCTGGCAAACCGCCGCTTCGCGTCGGGCAATTTCATTCGCACACCAGAGCAACTGGACTATCTCCAGGAGCCGGACATCTTTCACGACGTTTTCGGTCATGTACCGCTGCTCGCGAACCCGGTCTTCGCCGATTATATGCAGGCGTATGGCGTCGGCGGGCAGCGCGCGGCGGGCGCCGGCGTCATCGAGCGGCTTTCGCGGCTCTACTGGTACACCGTCGAGTTCGGTCTGGTCCGCGACGCGTCCGATGGCCTGAAGATCTACGGCGCTGGCATCGTGTCGTCTTACGGCGAGTCGCTGTTCTCACTTGACGATCCGTCGCCGAACCGGCTCGGGTTCGACCTCCGGCGGCTGATGCGGACCAAGTACCGGATCGACGACTATCAGCAGAACTATTTCGTGATCGACAGTTTCGAGGATCTGCTCAAGCAGACCCTGGAGACCGATTTCGGTCCGATCTACGCCGAGCTTGCCGGCGCGCCGGACATCGAAATCGAGACGATTTTGCCGACGGACAAAGTCTACACACGCGGAACCCAGGCATATGCACGGGAGCAGGCGCGCGCATGA
- a CDS encoding Rieske (2Fe-2S) protein encodes MNEVRLAATPPNVKLCRTEEIAEGRARNFVVQTRSGRFHGFVVRRHGMMYGYVDRCPHAGVPLARVLDDYLTPDGSLIACNWHGALFTLDEGLCVGGPCLGQRLTAWPVCVEEGWIKTGNVPAVSGSEE; translated from the coding sequence GTGAACGAGGTCCGTCTCGCGGCCACGCCGCCCAACGTGAAGCTTTGCAGGACGGAGGAGATTGCCGAAGGTCGGGCGCGGAACTTTGTCGTGCAGACCCGCAGTGGCCGCTTCCACGGCTTCGTCGTTCGGCGACACGGGATGATGTACGGCTATGTCGATCGCTGTCCACATGCCGGTGTGCCGCTCGCGCGGGTCCTCGATGATTACCTAACGCCCGATGGAAGCCTGATCGCCTGCAACTGGCATGGGGCACTTTTCACGCTCGACGAAGGGCTCTGCGTCGGCGGTCCTTGTCTCGGACAGAGGCTCACCGCCTGGCCAGTGTGCGTCGAAGAGGGATGGATCAAGACCGGCAATGTGCCGGCAGTTTCAGGATCAGAAGAATGA
- a CDS encoding 4a-hydroxytetrahydrobiopterin dehydratase, which translates to MDDPDMVAALTSNERHDALAKLPAWSFDEAKDALYRYAEFADFAEAFGTMARIAIEAEKVGHHPEWLNVYNRLQIWLTTHDAGNKVSARDVDLASTIESFLPEERM; encoded by the coding sequence ATGGATGACCCCGATATGGTTGCAGCCCTGACTTCAAATGAACGACACGATGCCCTTGCGAAGCTGCCCGCCTGGAGCTTCGACGAGGCAAAAGATGCTCTCTATCGATATGCGGAATTCGCCGATTTCGCAGAAGCGTTCGGCACCATGGCACGAATAGCAATCGAGGCCGAAAAGGTTGGGCATCATCCGGAGTGGCTCAACGTATACAATCGCCTGCAGATATGGCTGACGACGCATGATGCGGGGAACAAGGTCTCGGCTCGCGATGTCGATCTTGCATCGACGATCGAAAGCTTTCTTCCAGAAGAACGGATGTAA
- a CDS encoding SDR family oxidoreductase: MKVIVSGAAGVLGEAVRDAFLKEGATVSCIAIGREGIDADGAAWFACPDLADEHATNSAVDKALAWMGGIDALVHVAGAFDWKKVEDSSVADWRALYTANVETTLVTVKACLPSMRAGASIVAVGAASAQPAGVGMAAYGAAKSGVGRLIEALAQEIAPRGIRANAVLPSIIDTPRNRADMPEADPATWTSPASVADAISFLARPGSRAISGALIPVTHNG; encoded by the coding sequence ATGAAAGTGATCGTCTCCGGTGCAGCAGGCGTGTTGGGCGAGGCTGTGCGAGACGCCTTCCTCAAAGAGGGGGCGACGGTGTCCTGCATCGCGATAGGGCGTGAGGGAATCGACGCCGACGGGGCAGCATGGTTCGCGTGTCCTGATCTCGCCGACGAGCATGCGACCAACTCGGCCGTGGACAAGGCTTTGGCCTGGATGGGCGGGATCGATGCTCTCGTTCATGTCGCAGGTGCCTTCGACTGGAAGAAGGTCGAAGATAGCAGCGTCGCTGACTGGCGCGCGCTCTATACCGCGAACGTCGAGACAACCCTTGTGACCGTCAAGGCGTGCCTCCCTTCGATGCGCGCGGGCGCGTCGATCGTCGCAGTGGGCGCCGCTTCGGCGCAACCGGCGGGTGTCGGGATGGCGGCCTATGGCGCTGCCAAATCTGGTGTTGGAAGGCTTATCGAGGCGCTTGCGCAGGAGATCGCTCCTCGCGGGATTCGCGCCAACGCGGTGTTGCCGTCGATCATCGACACGCCACGCAATCGCGCCGATATGCCTGAAGCCGATCCCGCGACGTGGACAAGCCCCGCGTCCGTTGCGGACGCGATCAGCTTCCTCGCTCGGCCAGGATCACGAGCTATTTCCGGAGCCTTGATCCCGGTGACGCATAATGGATGA
- a CDS encoding L-serine ammonia-lyase: MTRTVDSNVAISVAELFTIGIGPSSSHTVGPMRAARAFMDEVAKVAKPVVAIRAELFGSLALTGHGHATDIAVLLGLSGETPEEVDPAALQGIVAAIRASEEIGTVCGPVPFIEARDLLFRKGEFLEGHSNAIRFTARLADGSEIAREYHSIGGGAIVAFGELPQPLGHNIVQIHPFSSGAELLAVGEETGLSIGEIVARNEGAWRPRAETETLLDRIAQAMMTSIERGMGEEGILPGGLRVKRRARAIHARLRGQPREQQYARVFEWVSLFALAVNEENAAGGRVVTAPTNGAAGVIPAVIRYYRDFVPGADAPGVRNFLLTASAIGFLYKKRASISAAEMGCQGEVGVACSMAAAGLAAVLGGTNAQIENAAEIGMEHNLGLTCNPIGGLVQIPCIERNTMGAVKAINAAYLALQGDGRHVVSLDAVIETMRQTGEDMQSRYKETSLGGLAVNVVEC, encoded by the coding sequence TTGACTCGAACCGTCGACAGCAACGTCGCGATCAGTGTGGCTGAGTTGTTCACGATCGGCATTGGGCCGTCGAGTTCGCACACGGTGGGGCCGATGCGCGCCGCCCGTGCGTTCATGGACGAGGTGGCGAAGGTCGCCAAGCCGGTGGTGGCCATCCGGGCCGAGTTGTTCGGCAGCCTTGCGCTGACCGGGCACGGACATGCTACCGACATCGCGGTTCTGCTCGGCCTGTCGGGCGAGACTCCGGAAGAGGTCGATCCCGCCGCGCTCCAGGGGATCGTCGCTGCGATCCGCGCCAGCGAAGAGATCGGCACGGTTTGCGGGCCAGTGCCGTTCATTGAAGCTCGCGACCTGCTGTTTCGAAAAGGCGAGTTCCTGGAAGGGCACTCGAACGCGATCCGTTTCACCGCCAGGCTTGCAGACGGCAGCGAGATTGCGCGCGAGTACCATTCGATCGGCGGCGGCGCGATCGTCGCGTTCGGTGAACTTCCGCAGCCGCTCGGACATAACATTGTCCAGATCCATCCTTTCTCGTCCGGTGCGGAGTTGCTCGCAGTGGGCGAGGAAACCGGTCTCTCGATCGGCGAGATCGTCGCGCGCAACGAAGGCGCGTGGAGGCCGCGAGCTGAAACCGAGACTTTGCTCGACCGAATCGCCCAAGCGATGATGACCTCGATTGAGCGCGGCATGGGTGAGGAAGGCATCCTGCCGGGTGGCCTGAGGGTGAAGCGCCGTGCTCGCGCCATTCACGCCAGGCTACGCGGCCAACCGCGCGAGCAGCAATATGCCCGCGTGTTCGAATGGGTCAGTCTGTTCGCGCTAGCCGTGAACGAGGAGAATGCTGCGGGAGGACGAGTGGTGACTGCTCCCACCAATGGCGCCGCCGGCGTGATTCCGGCGGTCATCCGCTACTATCGCGACTTCGTACCCGGCGCCGACGCACCCGGCGTGCGAAATTTCCTGCTCACCGCATCGGCGATCGGCTTTCTCTATAAGAAGCGCGCCTCGATCTCGGCGGCGGAAATGGGATGCCAGGGCGAAGTCGGCGTCGCCTGCTCGATGGCCGCGGCAGGCCTTGCCGCAGTGCTCGGGGGTACGAACGCCCAGATCGAAAATGCGGCCGAGATCGGCATGGAGCATAACCTGGGACTGACCTGCAATCCTATCGGCGGTCTGGTTCAGATCCCCTGCATCGAGCGCAACACCATGGGCGCGGTCAAGGCCATCAACGCCGCCTATCTGGCATTGCAGGGCGATGGCCGGCACGTCGTCAGTCTCGATGCCGTCATCGAGACGATGCGCCAGACCGGCGAGGATATGCAAAGCCGCTACAAGGAAACCAGCCTCGGCGGACTGGCCGTGAACGTTGTCGAGTGCTGA